A window from Plasmodium gaboni strain SY75 chromosome 9, whole genome shotgun sequence encodes these proteins:
- a CDS encoding putative cytosolic Fe-S cluster assembly factor NBP35, with the protein MNVFTKRSFFSFFVGSLVGLCFSYALTNKKNINEFIKYAIKYVTHKKSKKKTNNNNSIPDECPGLDSEHAGKSKVCEGCPNRKICNDPELKKEKEKERNQIFNEVQENLKNVKFKILILSGKGGVGKSTVAAQLAFALSYLNYEVGLLDIDICGPSIPVLTKTIDHDVNYSMNGWVPIYKNNLSIMSVGYLLPNFDDPVIWRGPKKNGLIKQFLCDVYWKNLDFLIIDTPPGTSDEHLTICSYLKDNLDGCIIVTTPHILSICDVKKEIEFCKKTNIPILGIVENMYQSIFVSNYTVKKMCSDMNVHYAGKVTFHQNLIEACQQGVGCCDIDPYSSSSKELFHLCNILIQQIQKRYMLLQMGTNNDNNNFVHQNSNNQKLTYKEEENETNLNKNSNKLSKYNELNYDHVNLSKLQMLDKLLSEINPFLEEKNE; encoded by the coding sequence ATGAATGTATTCACAAAAAGAAGCttcttttccttttttGTTGGATCCCTTGTAGGACTATGTTTTAGTTATGCTCTAActaataagaaaaatattaacgaatttataaaatatgcaataaaatatgtaacACATAAAAAgagtaaaaaaaaaactaataataataatagtataCCTGACGAATGCCCAGGTTTAGATAGCGAACACGCTGGTAAATCTAAAGTTTGTGAAGGATGTCCAAATAGGAAAATATGTAATGATCcagaattaaaaaaagaaaaagaaaaagaaagaaatcaaatatttaatgaggtacaagaaaatttaaaaaatgtcAAGTTCAAAATTTTGATATTATCAGGTAAAGGAGGTGTAGGGAAATCAACTGTAGCTGCACAATTAGCTTTTGcattatcatatttaaattatgaaGTTGGATTATTAGATATAGATATATGTGGTCCATCAATTCCAGTTTTAACTAAAACAATAGATCATGATGTAAATTATAGTATGAATGGATGGGTACcaatttataaaaataatttatcaaTAATGTCTGTAGGGTATTTATTACCAAATTTTGATGATCCTGTTATATGGAGAGGTCCTAAAAAGAATGGATTAATAAAACAATTTTTATGTGACGTATACTGGAAAAATTTAgattttcttattattgATACACCACCAGGAACTAGTGATGAGCATTTAACTATTTGTTcttatttaaaagataatttAGATGGTTGTATAATAGTAACTACTCCtcatatattatctatatgTGATGTTAAAAAAGAAATCGAATTCTgtaaaaaaacaaatattcCAATATTAGGTATTGTTGAAAATATGTATCAATCAATTTTTGTATCAAATTATAcagtaaaaaaaatgtgcTCTGATATGAATGTGCATTATGCTGGAAAAGTTACATTTCATCAAAATCTAATTGAAGCTTGTCAACAAGGTGTTGGGTGTTGTGATATAGATCCATATAGTTCTTCATCTAAAGAATTATTTCATCTCTGTAATATTCTTATACAGCAAATTCAAAAGAGATACATGTTACTACAAATGGGTACgaataatgataataataatttcgTACATCAAAATAGTAATAATCAAAAACTGACATATAAggaagaagaaaatgaaaCTAATCTCAATAAAAATTCTAATAAATTaagtaaatataatgaacTAAATTATGACCATGTTAATTTATCAAAACTTCAAATGCTAGATAAATTGTTAAGTGAAATAAATCCGTTCCTTGAGGagaaaaatgaataa
- a CDS encoding putative DNA primase large subunit yields the protein MIIRKKSLNGMPHEKGKLNEKKLQNITIKNYEITNDETKKAFFDYYSCIYPFNMPISLYKYPPIFGYCSLSDFQEIGAKRLALLQFLDTCTISGDDEREQYNNSRKGDKNYSLNNTTDNKNKIIRQKIYEYKFGIQSMKDYNKEEMENIIMTDLLSHYILRIAFSKDKEKQQWFLKQELKLFNFRLNELKNINVLNSQNISESERGLVHLLKRENIHYESISKPSISYGNKNEEWEKYTEFIPNKDTIQKLFKVPFYPDAYFLVRDHKVVVEKGIAYVPDIYLDIILTVQFKLNIKESFKYLDHNEKMLLKIQNDPRISTFLSSLPKAYVAKDFRQNYEHTQDTRLSPQNLYSVYKQSFPPCMRRIFVNYIKDKHLKHWGRQQLWLFLKGAGMTLDENIQTNRSIWLQPDKFDKEHRYNIRYMYGKEGKKTDFSPYNCSKIINNFPVPSSNDIHGCPFKNFDESHLKSLLYFFGLSDEQIKSIMPLKKNNEYQMACVKFFMETHPGSVGDGVGNHPNSYYVESRKYYKSKTSGSEKIAN from the exons atgataatacGAAAAAAGTCCTTAAATGGAATGCCACATGAGAAGGGAAAGTTGAATGAGAAAAAACTTCAGAATATTACAATAAAGAATTATGAAATAACAAATGATGAAACTAAGAAAGCtttttttgattattaCAGTTGTATATATCCATTTAATATGCCTATCAGTTTATATAAGTATCCTCCCATATTTGGTTATTGTAGTTTAAGTGATTTTCAAGAGATTGGAGCAAAAAGGTTAGCTTTGTTACAATTTTTAGATACATGTACTATATCAGGAGATGATGAGAGAgaacaatataataattcaagAAAAGGTGATAAGAattattctttaaataatacaacagataataagaataaaataataagacAGAAgatttatgaatataaatttgGTATACAATCTATGAAagattataataaagaagaaatggaaaatattattatgacCGATTTATTATctcattatatattaagaataGCATTTTCAaaagataaagaaaaacaaCAATGGTTTTTAAAACaagaattaaaattatttaacTTTAGATTAAATGaattgaaaaatattaatgttTTAAATTCACAAAATATAAGTGAAAGTGAAAGAGGTTTAgttcatttattaaaacGAGAAAATATTCATTACGAATCTATATCAAAACCATCCATATCATATggtaataaaaatgaagaatgGGAAAAATATACAGAATTTATTCCTAATAAAGATACTATACagaaattatttaaagTCCCATTTTATCCTGATGCTTATTTCTTAGTCAGAGATCATAAAGTAGTTGTTGAAAAAGGTATAGCATATGTGCcagatatatatttagatATTATATTGACAGTACAATtcaaattaaatataaaagaatcatttaaatatcTAGATcataatgaaaaaatgcttttaaaaattcaaaaCGATCCAAGAATTTCTACTTTCTTATCATCGTTACCTAAGGCATATGTAGCCAAAGATTTCAGACAAAATTATGAACATACACAAGATACTAGATTGTCACCTCAAAACCTTTATAGTGTATATAAACAATCCTTTCCACCTTGTATGCGACGTATCTTTGTTAATTATATCAAAGATAAACATTTAAAACATTGGGGAAGACAACAATTATGGTTATTTCTAAAAGGTGCAGGTATGACACTAGATGAAAATATACAAACTAATAGATCTATATGGTTACAACCTGATAAATTTGATAAAGAACatagatataatataagaTATATGTATGGTAAAGAAGGTAAGAAAACAGATTTTAGTCCATATAACTGTTctaaaattataaataattttccTGTACCATCTTCAAATGATATACATGGTTGTccttttaaaaattttgatGAGTCTCATCTTAAAAgtcttctttatttttttggaCTAAGTGATGAACAAATTAAATCTATTATGCctctaaaaaaaaataatgaatacCAAATGGCCTGTGTAAAATTCTTTATGGAAACACACCCAGGATCTGTTGGTGATGGGGTTGGAAACCATCCTAATTCATACTACGTGGAGAGTAGAAA GTATTATAAATCCAAAACATCAGGATCCGAAAAAATAGCAAATTga